The window TTGAAAAACTTTACTATTTTTTCAGTAAACTTAACCTTTTTCTGTGACTTTGGAGCAGTCTTCACGCTTTATAGCCTCACTTTCTAATACCGTATATAAAGGTATATATCTTAGTAGTCAAAACTATTAATCTTTTGTTCGTGACTACTAATAGCAAAAAATTACATCTAATTACTTTGTTTCTTTATGCTCTGTATGTGTTTTACAAAAAGAGCAATATTTTTTGAATTCCATTCTATCTGGATCATTTTTTTTGTTTTTCTTGGTTATATAATTACGTCGCTTAC of the Desulfitibacter sp. BRH_c19 genome contains:
- the rpmG gene encoding 50S ribosomal protein L33 (in Escherichia coli BM108, a mutation that results in lack of L33 synthesis had no effect on ribosome synthesis or function; there are paralogous genes in several bacterial genomes, and a CXXC motif for zinc binding and an upstream regulation region of the paralog lacking this motif that are regulated by zinc similar to other ribosomal proteins like L31; the proteins in this group have the CXXC motif), with product MRVDVTLACTECKRRNYITKKNKKNDPDRMEFKKYCSFCKTHTEHKETK